The Bombus fervidus isolate BK054 chromosome 6, iyBomFerv1, whole genome shotgun sequence genome contains a region encoding:
- the LOC139988503 gene encoding uncharacterized protein isoform X1: MNENRFVINLISRPKLFRYTVSTNSLIKWSSIMSGCFERAVTCQEAVGTFARDYRQTSKTELPTTRESRFSKGNRRNAYAMLTVSRLSSIYIKILEEQKSEKLSEK; encoded by the exons ATGAACGAAAACAGGTTTGTAATTAATCTAATAAGCAGACCTAAATTATTTAGATACACCGTGTCAACGAATAGTTTAATTAAATGGTCATCGATAATGAGCGGATGTTTTGAACGTGCTGTCACTTGCCAAGAAGCTGTTGGCACTTTTGCAAGGGACTATCG acaAACGAGCAAAACCGAATTACCGACGACGAGAGAGTCACGTTTTTCCAAAGGAAATCGACGGAACGCCTACGCGATGCTAACTGTTTCGAGACTATCATCGATCTATATCAAAATTTTGGAAGAACAGAAATCAGAgaa GTTGTCTGAGAAATAA
- the LOC139988503 gene encoding uncharacterized protein isoform X2 encodes MLLTNRNKRQTSKTELPTTRESRFSKGNRRNAYAMLTVSRLSSIYIKILEEQKSEKLSEK; translated from the exons ATGCTATTAACGAATCGCAACAAGAG acaAACGAGCAAAACCGAATTACCGACGACGAGAGAGTCACGTTTTTCCAAAGGAAATCGACGGAACGCCTACGCGATGCTAACTGTTTCGAGACTATCATCGATCTATATCAAAATTTTGGAAGAACAGAAATCAGAgaa GTTGTCTGAGAAATAA